A region of Maridesulfovibrio sp. DNA encodes the following proteins:
- a CDS encoding LysR family transcriptional regulator codes for MELYQIKTFVVVAEEGNITRAAKHLHASQSTISLHIKSLEEEFDVRLFLRTPKGMQPTPEGKQLLEKARDILDSVEKFEYEARTMKGELSGVARVGLQTSPVYLRTPQLIKLIKEKFPALSLHLVQMPTWTIRSDIAARKLDGGFFYSNSPPEDVDGILLEKTILHVVGPASWEERMASANWEDLARLDWIWTPEECSFNVKLEETFSARDLKVSKAMIADSEDTHNALVKSGNGITVMRGDEAAEGVEKGEFYIWPGGHIEVGLYFGFPRKKENDPVVRALLDCVEKVWEKA; via the coding sequence ATGGAATTATACCAGATAAAGACATTCGTGGTGGTAGCCGAGGAAGGCAATATTACCCGTGCAGCCAAACATCTGCATGCCAGCCAGTCCACCATAAGCCTGCATATCAAATCACTTGAGGAAGAATTTGATGTGCGTTTGTTTTTGCGTACTCCCAAGGGTATGCAGCCGACTCCTGAAGGCAAGCAGTTACTTGAAAAAGCCCGTGACATCCTTGATTCCGTGGAAAAGTTTGAGTACGAGGCCCGAACCATGAAGGGAGAACTCTCCGGGGTGGCCCGTGTGGGCTTGCAGACTTCGCCTGTCTATCTGCGCACCCCGCAGCTAATTAAGCTGATAAAAGAAAAATTTCCGGCTCTTTCCCTGCATCTGGTGCAGATGCCTACGTGGACAATCCGCAGTGATATTGCTGCACGGAAGCTTGACGGCGGTTTTTTTTATTCTAATTCCCCTCCTGAAGATGTCGACGGTATTCTGCTTGAAAAGACCATCCTGCATGTGGTCGGTCCGGCCTCATGGGAGGAGCGCATGGCGAGTGCCAACTGGGAGGATCTTGCCAGACTGGATTGGATCTGGACCCCCGAGGAGTGCTCTTTCAACGTCAAGCTCGAAGAAACCTTTTCCGCCCGTGATCTCAAAGTCTCCAAGGCCATGATCGCAGACAGCGAGGATACCCATAACGCGTTGGTTAAATCCGGCAACGGTATTACCGTCATGCGCGGGGATGAGGCCGCTGAAGGTGTTGAAAAAGGTGAATTTTATATCTGGCCCGGCGGGCATATCGAAGTCGGTCTTTATTTTGGATTTCCGCGCAAAAAGGAAAATGATCCCGTGGTTCGGGCTTTACTTGATTGCGTTGAAAAGGTTTGGGAAAAGGCATAG